A region from the Candidatus Bathyarchaeota archaeon genome encodes:
- the ndhC gene encoding NADH-quinone oxidoreductase subunit A, protein MIYLGDYIAFWLFAAIFVAFLSIAIIIARLIGPIKPNPIKENIYECGQTPFGRALDFRITGAVRYFGYAVVFFALDAFSWMILTSAMSISSRPEAMAISSLYILIVLVGVGYFLHELREAVR, encoded by the coding sequence ATGATTTACCTAGGCGATTATATCGCCTTCTGGCTCTTCGCTGCTATCTTTGTCGCCTTCTTATCCATCGCTATCATCATTGCACGGTTGATAGGGCCTATAAAGCCAAATCCCATAAAGGAGAATATTTATGAGTGTGGTCAAACCCCTTTCGGGAGGGCTCTTGACTTCAGGATAACAGGTGCAGTCCGCTACTTCGGCTACGCTGTTGTCTTCTTTGCCCTCGACGCCTTCTCATGGATGATTCTGACCTCGGCCATGTCCATCTCAAGCAGGCCTGAGGCCATGGCAATCTCATCGTTATACATCCTCATCGTCCTTGTGGGAGTGGGCTACTTCCTCCACGAGCTTAGGGAGGCGGTGAGGTAA
- the nuoB gene encoding NADH-quinone oxidoreductase subunit NuoB, producing the protein MPKPIYDVVEYIAGWARKFSIWPIHFVTGCCSPEFMQVSGSRFDMERLGILPFASVRQCDCIMIVGVISRKMGERVKYLYDQMGEPKYVVSVGACPTGKGPFHDSYSVVRADEIVPVDVYIPGCPPRPEAIIQGMMLLQEKIKREVKIGARRG; encoded by the coding sequence ATACCTAAACCCATATACGATGTTGTAGAGTATATAGCGGGCTGGGCTAGAAAGTTCTCAATCTGGCCGATACACTTTGTGACGGGGTGCTGCAGCCCTGAGTTCATGCAGGTCTCGGGATCCCGCTTCGATATGGAGAGGCTCGGTATCCTACCCTTCGCCAGCGTCCGCCAATGCGACTGCATAATGATAGTCGGCGTCATCTCTAGGAAGATGGGGGAGAGGGTCAAGTACCTCTACGACCAGATGGGGGAGCCGAAATACGTCGTCTCCGTGGGCGCCTGCCCGACGGGAAAAGGCCCCTTCCACGACTCATACTCGGTTGTGAGGGCTGACGAGATAGTCCCAGTGGATGTGTATATCCCGGGCTGTCCACCCAGGCCGGAAGCCATAATCCAGGGTATGATGCTCTTACAGGAGAAGATCAAGAGGGAGGTCAAGATAGGTGCGAGAAGGGGATGA
- the nrfD gene encoding polysulfide reductase NrfD, which yields MSEPVWGILIAAYLFLGGMAGGAYVIGAWSDLFGKDRYKVLAKSGVYTSLISILAGLIFLILDLKRLTVAPFSVLNAYIHFPVSIMSVGTWIISAFTIISLSTTIIWLMNGNRLLRKFLEILGIVLGFSTTAYTGILLSYARGRPFWSSPFLPWLFTVSGILTGLGLAVVGIPIIAKIMPRLDRSFPEFFEQRSEVSQMFKSIEEYSIVPTLLEIIVVALFIGTVWSTNGSFALILGNLSTLFWMYLVIGLLVHLALSLYSHIKSVEENTIVFGSLVSFILVLIGGFILRYVVLIAGQL from the coding sequence ATGTCTGAACCGGTCTGGGGAATATTAATAGCTGCCTATCTATTCCTGGGTGGAATGGCGGGTGGAGCCTATGTCATTGGTGCATGGTCAGATCTCTTTGGAAAAGACAGATACAAGGTTCTAGCAAAGTCTGGAGTATACACAAGCCTCATCTCGATCCTTGCTGGGCTAATCTTCCTTATCCTCGATCTTAAACGATTAACTGTAGCTCCATTCAGTGTCCTTAACGCCTACATACATTTTCCGGTGTCAATAATGTCCGTTGGTACTTGGATAATATCTGCCTTTACCATAATATCACTATCGACAACTATCATCTGGCTCATGAATGGAAACAGACTTCTGAGAAAGTTTCTTGAGATCCTCGGAATAGTTTTAGGTTTCTCAACAACCGCATACACTGGTATACTCCTCTCCTATGCTAGAGGAAGACCCTTCTGGAGTTCACCCTTCCTGCCTTGGCTCTTCACAGTCTCTGGAATTCTAACTGGTCTAGGTTTGGCTGTTGTGGGTATTCCGATAATTGCAAAAATCATGCCGAGGTTAGATCGAAGCTTTCCAGAGTTCTTTGAGCAAAGGTCTGAGGTATCACAGATGTTCAAATCTATAGAGGAATATTCAATTGTTCCAACATTACTTGAGATCATAGTTGTAGCACTTTTCATTGGAACAGTATGGAGTACTAATGGCTCATTCGCCTTAATATTAGGGAATCTATCAACACTCTTCTGGATGTACTTAGTGATCGGTCTACTTGTACATCTTGCTCTCAGCCTATATAGCCATATAAAATCTGTAGAAGAAAATACTATAGTTTTCGGATCTCTTGTTAGTTTTATTCTAGTTCTCATAGGTGGCTTTATACTGAGATATGTAGTTCTCATTGCAGGTCAGCTATAA
- a CDS encoding 4Fe-4S dicluster domain-containing protein: MAKAVLVDLRRCIGCRSCQVACKRWNDRGVTATKHNPDPKFEWTNPSEFSPQTYTYVKFVKLGKGESLKWVFAKVQCNHCIEPGCATACPTTALIKTKEGPVIYRKELCIGCGYCINACPFNVPKFDEENKTIEKCTFCSERLTEGLEPACVQACPTDTLVLMDLEEARRKAKEAEAKGLYTYGLYEAGGTSWIYISEVPFTELGFSKVGSETPTAFNLRMLENVSIIGAVGLIALGGLWLYSKRRSKLEETKREGN, from the coding sequence ATGGCTAAGGCGGTTCTAGTTGATTTGAGGAGATGCATAGGCTGCAGATCTTGTCAGGTGGCATGTAAACGCTGGAACGACCGTGGAGTGACGGCAACCAAGCATAATCCCGATCCGAAGTTTGAGTGGACGAACCCCTCTGAATTCTCACCTCAGACCTACACCTATGTCAAGTTCGTCAAGCTTGGGAAGGGGGAATCGCTCAAATGGGTCTTCGCCAAGGTTCAATGTAACCACTGTATCGAGCCGGGATGCGCCACTGCCTGCCCCACTACAGCCCTGATAAAGACCAAGGAGGGACCTGTAATCTACAGGAAGGAGTTATGCATAGGATGCGGCTACTGTATAAATGCATGCCCCTTCAATGTTCCTAAGTTCGATGAGGAGAACAAGACCATAGAGAAGTGCACATTCTGCTCGGAGAGGCTGACTGAAGGCTTGGAACCAGCATGTGTCCAGGCATGCCCAACGGATACCCTCGTCTTAATGGATCTAGAAGAGGCTAGAAGGAAGGCTAAAGAGGCTGAGGCTAAAGGGCTGTACACCTATGGGCTTTATGAGGCGGGTGGAACCTCCTGGATCTATATCTCAGAAGTCCCCTTCACAGAGCTTGGATTTTCAAAGGTCGGTTCAGAAACCCCAACAGCCTTCAACCTAAGAATGCTGGAAAACGTCTCGATAATAGGAGCTGTAGGCTTAATAGCTTTAGGAGGACTATGGCTATACTCAAAGAGGAGGAGTAAACTAGAAGAAACTAAGAGGGAGGGGAACTGA
- a CDS encoding preprotein translocase subunit TatC, whose protein sequence is MSKDAELPLWDHLEELARRLRVSLLSIFISSVLISFFPADLNFINNPSLSDYKPLLSLIIEIIQDMMLPRDVNLIALNWVDTFYVYVLIAIALGTLVSTPVIAFEFYKFLSPALLSHERRALITFMISFSILFIGGAAYACLILLPITFKTLMRFVYSLGAIPHFAMKDFFEMVFIGIVGSGLFFTLPLFIAFLVKMEVIDPEILRKNRGYILVGLLIVTAIITPDPTPLSMLLISIPFYLLYELSILIGIWIKNKVKQK, encoded by the coding sequence ATGTCAAAGGACGCTGAGCTACCATTATGGGATCACTTGGAGGAACTGGCAAGGAGATTGAGAGTATCCCTTCTCTCGATTTTCATCTCTTCTGTTTTGATATCTTTTTTCCCAGCCGACTTAAATTTCATCAATAATCCAAGCCTCTCAGATTATAAACCCCTCCTCTCTCTAATAATAGAAATAATTCAAGACATGATGCTCCCTAGAGATGTTAACCTTATAGCCCTAAACTGGGTAGATACATTTTATGTATATGTTCTAATAGCCATCGCTTTAGGGACGCTGGTCTCCACCCCTGTTATAGCATTTGAGTTCTATAAATTTTTGAGTCCCGCCCTCCTATCACATGAGAGAAGAGCGCTTATAACATTTATGATCTCATTCTCCATCCTATTCATCGGAGGAGCCGCCTACGCCTGCTTAATCCTGCTCCCAATAACCTTCAAAACACTGATGAGGTTCGTATACAGCCTCGGGGCAATCCCCCATTTCGCCATGAAAGACTTCTTCGAAATGGTCTTCATCGGCATCGTTGGATCAGGCCTCTTCTTCACCCTCCCGCTTTTCATAGCCTTTCTAGTGAAAATGGAGGTAATTGATCCTGAGATTCTGAGGAAGAACAGGGGTTATATCCTCGTCGGCCTTTTAATAGTTACAGCCATCATCACACCGGATCCGACACCCCTAAGCATGCTTCTCATATCAATACCCTTCTATCTCTTATATGAACTCTCGATCTTGATCGGAATATGGATAAAAAATAAAGTGAAACAAAAATAA
- a CDS encoding NADH-quinone oxidoreductase subunit C encodes MREGDEIALVEAIKKAHPELVEEARVLRPRRVSILARREHLERLAEVLRNEYGFIHPISAGAVDYPKEGKIQVIYYLTNPSKRFILTLRVDLPRDEPKIPSMTRVWEAMNFHERETMEMFGVVFEGHPNPVHLLLPPDWRGGYPLRKDFKGEEARV; translated from the coding sequence GTGCGAGAAGGGGATGAGATTGCCCTCGTGGAGGCCATAAAGAAGGCCCACCCAGAACTGGTAGAGGAGGCAAGGGTTCTAAGGCCCAGAAGGGTCTCCATCCTCGCCAGAAGGGAGCATCTGGAGAGGCTTGCAGAGGTATTGAGGAACGAATATGGCTTCATCCACCCAATATCCGCCGGAGCCGTAGACTATCCCAAGGAAGGGAAGATTCAGGTGATCTACTACCTGACCAATCCCTCTAAGAGGTTCATCCTAACTCTGAGGGTTGACCTCCCAAGAGACGAGCCGAAGATCCCCTCTATGACCAGGGTCTGGGAGGCCATGAACTTCCACGAGAGGGAGACCATGGAGATGTTCGGCGTCGTATTCGAAGGCCATCCAAACCCAGTCCACCTTCTCCTCCCCCCGGACTGGAGGGGAGGATACCCCCTTAGGAAGGACTTCAAAGGAGAGGAGGCCAGGGTTTGA
- a CDS encoding twin-arginine translocase TatA/TatE family subunit, whose translation MLGGIGTGELLIILFIVLLLFGGRKLPELARSLGRAVREYQKAMSGASEEASEEETKGKAQTDEELRKAILETAKKLGIETEGRSLKEIMLDISKAEEMKK comes from the coding sequence TTGCTAGGTGGCATTGGCACCGGGGAGCTCCTCATCATCTTATTTATAGTCCTTCTTCTCTTCGGAGGTAGGAAGCTACCGGAGCTTGCCAGATCTCTGGGGAGAGCGGTAAGAGAGTATCAGAAGGCTATGAGTGGGGCTAGTGAGGAGGCGAGCGAGGAAGAGACAAAGGGGAAAGCGCAGACAGATGAGGAACTGAGGAAGGCTATCCTGGAGACCGCTAAGAAGCTGGGGATCGAGACCGAGGGTAGAAGCCTAAAGGAGATCATGCTGGATATATCCAAAGCCGAAGAGATGAAGAAGTGA